The Microplitis mediator isolate UGA2020A chromosome 8, iyMicMedi2.1, whole genome shotgun sequence genome has a window encoding:
- the LOC130673676 gene encoding uncharacterized protein LOC130673676, giving the protein MIHYFSFNEIRIWISLLIIEINLSSILPVSSEFVSIQKRDPNELDKDSYAYFNSLYAFRTNEEGLNRDFNCSGRCDLLDDEFIYNYDSRCDGIVHECWLMQHTQERLDAVENYKQVRSKNAGVLNDPIGGDSFFVNAARRNLEEARWLVDHTGNDCGCLCERKSNSYHNFHGPLLDSICFDHVEVDNGYVATGVRFKRYENRIHLELQQGILANGQIDPGTVTWKKSSKCNNAKPVVYGFKNSSYEGLKFVLEDMILPQKQVVTGVEVGNKLLGQYITDDGNLDNMKIIVPTQCYERTRDLVHGYSRLLPPINFLGKHFTSSSSCKDHLLFGGTSYDSDFIQHIVPYIDLQEIVTDPPEPIHGIGWYYRGYPESGGFLALRIWK; this is encoded by the exons ATGATCCATTACTTCAGTTTTAATGAAATTCGAATCTGGATTTccctattaattattgaaattaatctATCATCAATATTACCAGTGTCATCAGAATTTGTTTCAATTCAAAAACGAGATCCAAATGAATTGGATAAAG ATTCCTACGCGTATTTCAATAGTCTTTACGCATTCCGAACCAACGAAGAAGGTTTAAATAGGGATTTCAATTGTTCTGGTCGTTGTGATTTGCTCGATGatgagtttatttataattatgacagTAGATGTGATGGAATTGTTCATGAGTGCTGGCTTAtgcaa cATACTCAAGAACGATTAGATGCAGTAGAAAATTACAAACAGGTACGTAGTAAGAATGCTGGTGTATTAAACGATCCGATAGGGGGAGattctttttttgttaatgCAGCTCGTAGAAATTTGGAGGAAGCAAGATGGTTAGTGGATCATACTGGAAACGATTGTGGATGTTTATGTGAACGTAAATCTAATTCATATCATAATTTTCATGGTCCATTACTCGACTCAATTTGTTTTGATCATGTCGAAGTGGATAACGGATA TGTGGCAACAGGGGTCAGATTTAAAAGATATGAGAACAGAATACATCTTGAACTTCAACAAGGAATACTAGCAAACGGACAAATTGATCCAGGTACcgtaacatggaaaaaatcgAGTAAATGTAATAATGCGAAACCAGTAGTCTATGGCTTCAAAAATAGTTCTTACGAAGGCTTAAAATTTGTATTGGAAGATATGATTCTTCCACAGAAACAAGTCGTTACTG GCGTAGAAGTTGGGAATAAATTACTAGGACAATACATAACTGATGATGGTAATTtggataatatgaaaataattgttcCAACTCAATGTTATGAAAG AACTCGCGATTTGGTGCATGGTTACTCCCGACTTCTGCCCCCTATAAATTTTCTCGGAAAACATTTTACATCTAGTTCATCATGCAAAGATCATTTGTTATTTGGTGGAACATCATATGATTCTGATTTCATTCAACATATTGTTCCGTATATTGATTTACAAGAAATAGTTACTGATCCACCTGAACCGATTCACGGAATCGGTTGGTACTACAGAGGTTATCCTGAATCCGGAGgatttttggctttgagaatttggaaatga
- the LOC130673677 gene encoding uncharacterized protein LOC130673677 has translation MTIRYFDFNEIKIWVFLLIIQINTSAITSKLVPIQKSDPTEWREDGVEANFAQFNSLYTILINEEELNSDKFCSGKCDSIDSQGAKSAQNLSYPNQCVGSLRHCWLERETDKRKKAKKDYAKSTYVDCSGVVENKGCFQPYSASEQEHYHDILFTTGNICKCLCERDDISNAKNKRGKLLDSICFDPVSVDNGYVATGARFRRRGNAIHLELQQGVLSQGKINPVTLKWKTSCHCNLKKKVITKFRNDGNYISLKIILDDLTLTENAVVTGVTLGASLRGRYVDDDGNINTNESEITQESQCHGSPIDLVHRDRDLRPSTALIGKTNYERSEPCDYKIIFGGTKQSSDNIQHVVPFVDLQEIVTDQNSPKPIHGISWYYRGYPRYGGYLALKIFTKE, from the exons ATGACGATTCGTTACTTcgattttaatgaaattaaaatctgggtttttctattaattattcaaattaatacaTCGGCAATAACATCAAAATTAGTTCCAATTCAGAAAAGTGATCCGACAGAATGGCGTGAAGATGGAGTGGAAG ccaATTTTGCTCAATTCAATAGCTTGTACACGATACTTATCAATGAAGAAGAGTTGAacagtgataaattttgttcTGGCAAATGTGATTCAATTGACTCACAAGGTGCAAAGAGTGCACAAAATTTATCTTATCCAAACCAATGTGTTGGATCACTTCGCCATTGCTGGTTAGAAAGA gaaaCTGACAAACGGAAAAAAGCGAAAAAAGATTACGCCAAATCAACATACGTTGACTGTTCTGGTGTTGTTGAGAATAAGGGTTGTTTCCAACCATATAGCGCAAGTGAGCAAGAACATTATCACGATATACTATTTACTACTGGTAACATTTGCAAATGCTTATGTGAACGAGATGATATTTCAAATGCTAAAAACAAGCGTGGTAAATTACTTGATTCCATTTGTTTTGATCCCGTTTCAGTTGATAATGGATA TGTTGCAACTGGCGCGAGATTTAGAAGACGCGGTAACGCCATACACCTTGAACTTCAACAAGGAGTATTATCACAAGGAAAAATTAATCCAGTAACTCTCAAGTGGAAGACTTCATGtcattgtaatttaaaaaagaaagttaTTACTAAATTCCGAAACGATGGTAATTACAttagtttaaaaatcataCTAGACGATCTTACTTTAACAGAGAATGCAGTTGTCACAG GTGTTACGTTAGGTGCTTCATTGCGCGGACGATACGTCGATGACGATGGTAATATTAATACAAATGAATCCGAAATTACACAAGAAAGTCAATGCCATGGAAG TCCCATCGATTTGGTACATCGTGATCGAGATCTTCGGCCGTCCACAGCTTTAATAGGAAAAACTAATTACGAACGCAGTGAACCTTGCGATTATAAGATAATTTTTGGTGGAACTAAACAGAGTTCTGATAATATACAACATGTAGTTCCATTTGTCGATTTACAGGAGATTGTCACCGATCAAAATTCACCTAAACCTATTCACGGAATCAGCTGGTATTATCGCGGTTATCCTCGTTATGGAGGATATCTAGCTCTTAAGATTTTtacaaaagaataa
- the LOC130673678 gene encoding uncharacterized protein LOC130673678 isoform X1 — translation MTHHFDSDGISIGIFLLIIQISISLVSSQLVVIQKGDPKNWGKGSFTYFNRIYAFATMENSLHHDGYCTGDCSSFDDNFRYGETDLCRGIVHKCWVHLESQERRKAVEDFVDTINDRGKWKGYSNRSEIIADLEYKLDHTGNVCACLCERNSSASYNFRGKLLDSICYDPISVDLGYVATGVRFKRYENRIHLELRQGILANGRINPSTVRWKKTSKCNNAKPVVYNFRGTLYKGLKFVLQDMILPYKAVVTGVTIGRSIRGRFVTKNGDIKDSRFRIHKPSQCRGRNQNVVPKYRRLLPPVAHLGNNVERSKSCKHHVSFGGTSDDSDFIQHIVPYIDLQEIVTDPPEPIRGIGWYYRGCPESGGFLALRIWK, via the exons ATGACTCATCACTTTGATTCGGATGGAATTTCAATTGGGATTTTTCtactaattattcaaatcagCATATCATTAGTATCATCGCAATTAGTTGTAATTCAGAAAGGAGATCCAAAAAACTGGGGCAAAG GCTCATTCACgtattttaatagaatttacgCATTTGCTACAATGGAAAACTCATTGCATCACGATGGATATTGTACTGGTGATTGCAGTAGCTTCGATGATAATTTCAGGTATGGTGAAACCGATTTATGCCGTGGAATTGTTCATAAATGCTGGGTCCATTTA GAATCTCAAGAACGAAGGAAAGCAGTGGAAGACTTTGTTGATACTATCAATGATAGGGGAAAATGGAAAGGATATTCAAACAGAAGTGAAATAATTGCAGATCTGGAATATAAATTGGATCATACTGGAAATGTTTGCGCATGTTTATGTGAACGAAATTCTTCAGCTAGTTATAACTTTCGCGGCAAATTACTTGACTCTATTTGTTATGATCCAATTTCAGTAGATCTCGGATa tgtGGCGACAGGAGTCAGATTCAAAAGATATGAGAACCGAATTCATCTTGAACTCCGACAAGGAATACTAGCAAATGGACGAATTAATCCAAGCACCGTAAGATGGAAAAAAACGAGTAAATGTAATAATGCGAAACCAGTAGTTTATAATTTCAGAGGTACTCTTTACAAAggtttaaaatttgtattgcAAGATATGATTTTACCATACAAAGCAGTTGTTACAG GAGTAACTATTGGAAGATCAATACGCGGACGATTTGTTACTAAAAATGGAGACATAAAAGATTCTCGATTTCGAATACATAAACCAAGTCAATGTCGTGGGAG gAACCAGAACGTGGTGCCAAAATACCGGCGTCTCCTGCCTCCTGTAGCTCATCTAGGAAATAATGTTGAACGCAGTAAATCGTGCAAACATCATGTTTCATTTGGTGGAACATCAGATGATTCTGATTTCATACAACATATTGTTCCATATATCGATTTACAAGAAATAGTTACTGATCCACCTGAACCGATTCGCGGAATCGGTTGGTACTACAGAGGTTGTCCTGAATCTGGGGgatttttggctttgagaattTGGAAATGA
- the LOC130673678 gene encoding uncharacterized protein LOC130673678 isoform X2, with amino-acid sequence MENSLHHDGYCTGDCSSFDDNFRYGETDLCRGIVHKCWVHLESQERRKAVEDFVDTINDRGKWKGYSNRSEIIADLEYKLDHTGNVCACLCERNSSASYNFRGKLLDSICYDPISVDLGYVATGVRFKRYENRIHLELRQGILANGRINPSTVRWKKTSKCNNAKPVVYNFRGTLYKGLKFVLQDMILPYKAVVTGVTIGRSIRGRFVTKNGDIKDSRFRIHKPSQCRGRNQNVVPKYRRLLPPVAHLGNNVERSKSCKHHVSFGGTSDDSDFIQHIVPYIDLQEIVTDPPEPIRGIGWYYRGCPESGGFLALRIWK; translated from the exons ATGGAAAACTCATTGCATCACGATGGATATTGTACTGGTGATTGCAGTAGCTTCGATGATAATTTCAGGTATGGTGAAACCGATTTATGCCGTGGAATTGTTCATAAATGCTGGGTCCATTTA GAATCTCAAGAACGAAGGAAAGCAGTGGAAGACTTTGTTGATACTATCAATGATAGGGGAAAATGGAAAGGATATTCAAACAGAAGTGAAATAATTGCAGATCTGGAATATAAATTGGATCATACTGGAAATGTTTGCGCATGTTTATGTGAACGAAATTCTTCAGCTAGTTATAACTTTCGCGGCAAATTACTTGACTCTATTTGTTATGATCCAATTTCAGTAGATCTCGGATa tgtGGCGACAGGAGTCAGATTCAAAAGATATGAGAACCGAATTCATCTTGAACTCCGACAAGGAATACTAGCAAATGGACGAATTAATCCAAGCACCGTAAGATGGAAAAAAACGAGTAAATGTAATAATGCGAAACCAGTAGTTTATAATTTCAGAGGTACTCTTTACAAAggtttaaaatttgtattgcAAGATATGATTTTACCATACAAAGCAGTTGTTACAG GAGTAACTATTGGAAGATCAATACGCGGACGATTTGTTACTAAAAATGGAGACATAAAAGATTCTCGATTTCGAATACATAAACCAAGTCAATGTCGTGGGAG gAACCAGAACGTGGTGCCAAAATACCGGCGTCTCCTGCCTCCTGTAGCTCATCTAGGAAATAATGTTGAACGCAGTAAATCGTGCAAACATCATGTTTCATTTGGTGGAACATCAGATGATTCTGATTTCATACAACATATTGTTCCATATATCGATTTACAAGAAATAGTTACTGATCCACCTGAACCGATTCGCGGAATCGGTTGGTACTACAGAGGTTGTCCTGAATCTGGGGgatttttggctttgagaattTGGAAATGA
- the LOC130673281 gene encoding uncharacterized protein LOC130673281, whose amino-acid sequence MTLCEHFVKRRFFENSYAYFNSLYAFRTNEEGLNRDFNCSGRCDLLDDEFIYNYDSRCDGIVHECWLMQHTKERLDAVENYKQVRSKNIGVLNDPIGGDPFFVDAARKNLEEARWLVDHTGSDCGCLCERKANSYHNFHGPLLDSICFDHVEVDNGYVATGVRFKRYENRIHLELQQGILANGRIDPGTVTWKKIDSYEGLKFVLEDMILPQKQVVAGVEVGNKLLGQYITDDGNLDNMKILVPTQCYERTRDLVHGYSRLLPPINFLGKHFTSSSSCKDHLLFGGTSYDSDFIQHIVPYIDLQEIVTDPPEPIHGIGWYYRGYPESGGFLALRIWK is encoded by the exons ATGACTTTATGCGAGCATTTTGTAAAACGGCGGTTCTTCGAAA ATTCCTACGCGTATTTCAATAGTCTTTACGCATTCCGAACCAACGAAGAAGGTTTAAATAGGGATTTCAATTGTTCTGGTCGTTGTGATTTGCTCGATGatgagtttatttataattatgacagTAGATGTGATGGGATTGTTCATGAGTGCTGGCTTATGCAA cATACTAAAGAACGATTAGATGCAGTAGAAAATTACAAACAGGTACGTAGTAAGAATATTGGTGTATTAAACGATCCGATAGGGGGAGATCCTTTTTTTGTTGATGCAGCACGTAAAAATTTGGAGGAAGCAAGATGGTTAGTGGATCATACTGGAAGCGATTGTGGATGTTTATGTGAACGTAAAGCTAATTCATATCATAATTTTCATGGTCCATTACTCGACTCAATTTGTTTTGATCATGTCGAAGTAGATAACGGATA TGTGGCAACAGGGGTCAGATTTAAAAGATATGAGAACAGAATACATCTTGAACTTCAACAAGGAATACTAGCAAACGGACGAATTGATCCAGGTACcgtaacatggaaaaaaatcga TTCTTACGAAGGCTTAAAATTTGTATTGGAAGATATGATTCTTCCACAGAAACAAGTCGTTGCTG GCGTAGAAGTTGGGAATAAATTACTAGGACAATACATAACTGATGATGGTAATTtggataatatgaaaatacttGTTCCAACTCAATGTTATGAAAG AACTCGCGATTTGGTGCATGGTTACTCCCGACTTCTGCCCCCTATAAATTTTCTCGGAAAACATTTTACATCTAGTTCATCATGCAAAGATCATTTGTTATTTGGTGGAACATCATATGATTCTGATTTCATTCAACATATTGTTCCGTATATTGATTTACAAGAAATAGTTACTGATCCACCTGAACCGATTCACGGAATCGGTTGGTACTACAGAGGTTATCCTGAATCCGGAGgatttttggctttgagaatttggaaatga
- the LOC130673679 gene encoding uncharacterized protein LOC130673679: MNYLYISSITIWMFIIIIKLNVSPVTSKLVPIQKRDPTEWRENGAEANFAQFNILHTVSVNEEKLRSDKYCSGKCVAIDWNGRMSARNLLYPNQCAGYLRNCWLERETEERKKAAADYHSYDKYWGTLIWPIVKESALYYNNIRDHTGNICKCLCEREDISNPKNERGELLDSICFDPVSVEDGYVATGARFKRHGNVMYLELQQGILSQGKIDPKTLKWTTSNNCTLKKKVIDNFRNDGHYDGLEIILNDLTLTENAVVTGVTLGDSLRGRYVDDDGNINENEPEVTRKSQCHGSATDLVHDSSDLLSSTSLIGHDNYERSEPCNYKIVFGGTKETNDYMNLVPFVDLQEVVHDENSPQPIHGIGWYYRGYPGYGGYLALKIFTKE; encoded by the exons atgaattatttatacatatccAGTATTACAATATGgatgtttataattattataaaattaaatgtgtCACCGGTAACATCAAAATTAGTTCCAATTCAGAAACGTGATCCAACAGAATGGCGTGAAAATGGAGCGGAAg cgaaTTTCGCTCAATTCAATATCTTGCACACGGTAAGTGTCAACGAAGAAAAGTTGCGCAGTGATAAATATTGTTCTGGCAAATGTGTTGCAATTGACTGGAACGGTAGGATGAGTGCAAGAAATTTACTATACCCAAACCAATGTGCTGGATATCTTCGCAATTGCTGGTTAGAAAGA gaaACTGAAGAACGAAAAAAAGCAGCAGCGGATTACCATTCATATGACAAATATTGGGGTACTTTAATTTGGCCTATTGTGAAAGAAAGTGCactatattataataatatacgaGATCATACTGGTAACATTTGCAAGTGCTTATGTGAACGAGAAGATATTTCAAATCCTAAAAACGAGCGTGGTGAATTGCTTGATTCCATTTGTTTTGATCCCGTTTCAGTTGAAGATGGATA TGTTGCAACTGGCGCGAGATTTAAAAGACACGGTAATGTAATGTACCTTGAACTCCAACAAGGAATATTATCACAAGGAAAAATTGATCCAAAAACTCTCAAGTGGACAACTTCCAATAATTGTACtttaaaaaagaaagttaTCGATAATTTCCGAAACGATGGTCATTACGATGGTTTAGAAATCATACTAAACGATCTTACTTTAACGGAGAATGCAGTTGTCACAG GTGTTACGTTAGGTGATTCATTGCGCGGACGATACGTCGATGACGATGgtaatattaatgaaaatgaaCCTGAAGTTACCCGAAAAAGTCAATGCCATGGAAG TGCCACCGACTTGGTACACGATAGTTCAGATCTTCTGTCGTCCACATCTTTAATAGGACATGATAATTACGAGCGCAGTGAACCATGCAATTATAAGATAGTTTTTGGAGGAACTAAAGAAACTAATGATTATATGAATCTTGTTCCATTTGTCGATTTACAGGAGGTTGTCCATGATGAAAATTCACCTCAACCTATTCACGGAATCGGTTGGTATTATCGCGGTTATCCTGGTTATGGAGGATATCTGGCTCTTAAGATTTTCAccaaagaataa
- the LOC130673681 gene encoding uncharacterized protein LOC130673681 — MTIRYFDFNEIKLWVFLLIIQINTSVITSKLVPIQKSDPAEWREHGVEANLAQFNSLYTIIINEEKLRSDKFCSGKCDSIDSQGAKSVQNLSYPNQCVGSLRHCWLERETEERKKAKSDYVESLFVDCSGYIDGSGCVQTYSADEQDRYQNIRDHTGNICKCLCERDDISNANNERGELLDSICFDSVSVDNGYVATGARFKRYGNVIHLELQQGILSQGKIDPKTLKWTTSSNCNLKQKVIGNFRNDGNYDGLEITLDDLTLTENAVVTGITLGDSLRGRYVDDDGNINENESEILKKSQCHGRAFDKVHRDPDLLPSTALIGHTNYERSEPCNYKIVFGGTKESSDNIQHVVPFVDLQEIVTDQNSPTPIHGIGWYYRGYPSYGGFLALKIFTKE, encoded by the exons atgaCGATTCGTTACTTcgattttaatgaaattaaactCTGGGTTTTTCTAttgattattcaaattaatacaTCGGTAATAACATCAAAATTAGTTCCAATTCAGAAAAGTGATCCGGCAGAATGGCGTGAACATGGAGTGGAAG ccaATTTAGCTCAATTCAATAGCTTGTACACGATAATTATCAATGAAGAAAAGTTACGcagtgataaattttgttcTGGCAAATGTGATTCAATTGACTCACAAGGTGCAAAGAGTGTACAAAATTTATCTTATCCAAACCAATGTGTTGGATCACTTCGCCATTGCTGGTTAGAAAGA gaaaCTGAAGAACGGAAAAAAGCGAAAAGCGATTACGTCGAGTCATTATTCGTTGACTGTTCTGGTTATATTGATGGTTCCGGTTGTGTCCAAACATATAGCGCAGATGAGCAAGatcgttatcaaaatataCGAGATCATACTGGTAACATTTGCAAGTGCTTATGTGAACGAGACGATATTTCAAACGCTAACAACGAGCGTGGTGAATTACTTGATTCCATTTGCTTTGATTCCGTTTCAGTTGATAATGGATA TGTTGCAACTGGCGCGAGATTTAAAAGGTACGGTAACGTCATACACCTTGAACTTCAACAAGGAATATTATCGCAAGGAAAAATTGATCCAAAAACTCTCAAGTGGACAACTTCaagtaattgtaatttaaaacagAAAGTTATTGGTAATTTCCGAAACGATGGTAATTACGATGGTTTAGAAATCACACTAGACGATCTTACTTTAACAGAGAATGCAGTTGTCACAG GTATTACGTTAGGAGATTCATTGCGCGGACGATACGTCGATGACGATGGTAATATCAATGAAAATGAAtccgaaattttaaaaaaaagtcaatgcCATGGAAG GGCCTTCGATAAGGTACATCGTGATCCAGATCTTCTGCCGTCCACAGCTTTAATAGGACATACTAATTACGAACGCAGTGAACCATGCAATTATAAGATAGTTTTTGGTGGAACTAAAGAGAGTTCTGATAATATACAACACGTAGTTCCATTTGTCGATTTACAGGAGATTGTCACCGATCAAAATTCACCTACACCTATTCACGGAATCGGTTGGTATTATCGTGGTTATCCTAGTTATGGAGGATTTCTGGCTCTTAAGATTTTcacaaaagaataa